Proteins from a single region of Candidatus Zixiibacteriota bacterium:
- a CDS encoding PAS domain S-box protein has protein sequence MTIDNQAQRSAHHLQQSGFVPTCCASDEAQAASSSIEDLEHYLASMSVRLARIDHNLAGDHFRSDIEAIGRIVGADAAYLTWLDDKQSSVSESSVWSSDDRLPFSAEAGMAIDDLPFSLTKFRWFDRQHEQEAIELMTSGMKDRERLFQQTAVNSLVNIPLVNIRGAVGAIGFVTWSPSEPWSESTVSLLRLAGQTLLVTREQILLHGNLTQTADNFRAMVDYAHDWEDWIGADGRPQYINPAVERVTGYTPDECMSMKGYPMPLIHEEDRGKVATEFSTAIDGSSGTDYRFRIRKKDGTEWWMTASWRQISDKNGTACGFRVSLRDASRQVEKERQLADSEKTLRTLIDSMVDSAVLFDTKGSIKAVNEVFSGHFDTTPADMIGKNLFSLLPAEIAEDRRRLADQVIRTGQRAHYESNVFGVCLMVTAVPILDVEGGVTGLVVFARDVTEFKAIEEELMRSQDRLERLVEERTSELAAAHEALCVERANLEQKNLALQELLSHIKNGRTEVVDQIRTNIDKIAVPILEAVEACSNPSTCHSISLLRNCLDNITSPFISEIEKSCSRLTPRELEVCNMVKNGFSSKQIASVLHISPQTVLRQRKLIRKKLSISGKKINLETFLRSQSPELPAVGDEELTSTA, from the coding sequence ATGACAATAGACAACCAGGCCCAACGCAGTGCTCACCATTTGCAGCAATCCGGTTTTGTGCCGACCTGTTGTGCTTCAGATGAAGCTCAGGCTGCATCTTCTTCAATCGAAGATCTGGAGCATTACCTGGCAAGCATGTCGGTGCGTTTGGCCAGAATCGATCACAATCTGGCCGGGGACCACTTCCGGTCGGATATTGAGGCCATCGGCCGAATCGTTGGCGCCGATGCCGCCTATCTGACCTGGCTTGACGACAAGCAATCTTCAGTCTCTGAGAGTTCCGTTTGGTCAAGTGATGACCGCTTGCCGTTCTCGGCGGAAGCGGGGATGGCGATCGACGATCTTCCGTTCTCACTGACGAAATTTCGATGGTTCGACCGACAGCACGAGCAGGAAGCAATCGAGTTAATGACCTCGGGAATGAAGGATCGTGAACGACTGTTCCAACAGACCGCAGTTAACTCGCTGGTCAACATTCCGCTGGTAAACATCAGGGGTGCAGTCGGTGCTATCGGCTTTGTGACCTGGTCACCGTCTGAACCGTGGTCGGAGAGCACCGTGTCCCTTCTGAGGCTGGCCGGTCAGACCCTGTTGGTTACACGTGAACAGATACTCCTCCACGGGAACCTGACCCAAACCGCAGACAACTTCCGAGCCATGGTGGACTACGCCCACGACTGGGAGGATTGGATAGGCGCAGACGGTCGTCCCCAATATATCAATCCAGCCGTCGAACGGGTAACAGGGTATACACCCGACGAGTGTATGTCCATGAAGGGCTATCCGATGCCACTGATTCACGAGGAGGATCGTGGCAAAGTTGCGACTGAGTTCAGTACGGCCATCGACGGGTCTTCGGGCACAGATTACAGATTTCGCATACGCAAAAAGGACGGAACCGAATGGTGGATGACGGCATCCTGGCGACAGATTTCCGACAAAAACGGAACTGCCTGCGGTTTTCGCGTGAGTCTCCGGGACGCATCGCGGCAGGTAGAAAAAGAGCGGCAACTGGCTGACAGCGAAAAGACGCTGCGAACGCTGATTGACTCGATGGTTGATTCAGCCGTTCTGTTCGATACCAAGGGGTCGATTAAGGCAGTTAACGAGGTTTTCTCCGGACATTTCGACACCACCCCGGCCGACATGATCGGCAAAAATCTCTTTTCACTACTTCCGGCTGAAATAGCAGAAGATCGCCGTCGCCTGGCCGATCAGGTCATTCGTACCGGGCAGAGGGCTCATTATGAGAGCAATGTTTTCGGCGTGTGTCTAATGGTAACCGCCGTTCCGATCCTGGATGTCGAGGGAGGAGTGACCGGGCTGGTGGTTTTTGCTCGGGATGTGACGGAATTCAAGGCAATTGAAGAAGAACTCATGAGGTCGCAGGATCGTTTGGAGAGGCTGGTCGAAGAGCGCACATCGGAACTGGCTGCCGCCCACGAAGCACTTTGTGTCGAACGAGCGAATCTCGAACAGAAAAATCTGGCCCTGCAGGAATTGCTGTCGCACATTAAGAACGGACGAACCGAAGTCGTGGATCAGATTCGCACCAATATCGACAAGATAGCCGTGCCGATTCTGGAAGCTGTGGAAGCGTGCAGCAATCCCTCCACCTGCCATTCGATCTCCTTGTTGAGAAACTGTCTGGATAACATCACCTCTCCTTTCATCAGTGAAATAGAAAAGTCATGTTCACGACTTACGCCCAGAGAGCTGGAAGTATGCAACATGGTCAAAAACGGTTTCTCCAGCAAACAGATAGCATCTGTGTTACATATTTCCCCGCAGACAGTCCTCAGACAGCGCAAGCTGATACGCAAGAAACTGAGCATATCGGGTAAAAAGATCAACCTGGAAACATTCCTGAGATCACAATCGCCCGAACTACCCGCTGTCGGCGACGAAGAGCTCACCTCAACTGCCTGA
- a CDS encoding substrate-binding protein, protein MTPTKCFLIAIAVISLVAIPVFGGESVKLGLNYPKTGPYHVQGLDQWRAANMAVEEINAAGGILGKQVELVWTDSKSNADDSKAHAVDLIDNQGVKMIFGGSSSGVACAVGDVCQEKGVPFFGTLTYSTATTGKRGHRHTFRECYDAWMGAKAIGDYLNSKFAGKKYMYITADYTWGWTTESSVRKFTNTDDKDAHKGVLTPLGTKDFAKQLSLVKMIKPDVLVLVLFGQDMVNAIRQATSMGLKNSTQIVVPNLTLGMAEGGGPKVMEGVIGALPWCWQVPYKYGYDKGKKFVEAFAAKHNRYPSTSGASAYTIVHQYKEACERAGSFDAPKVITALEGHEYTSLKDKQWWRKFDHQSVQAVFAVKCKPQVDVMKDKFHLDYFEILSRVEGAEAAISKAEWEAVRAQNNLPSNLEPLKSMATR, encoded by the coding sequence ATGACTCCTACAAAATGCTTTCTGATTGCAATTGCCGTGATATCCCTGGTTGCCATTCCGGTATTCGGCGGCGAATCCGTGAAGCTGGGATTGAACTATCCCAAGACCGGTCCCTACCATGTACAGGGTCTTGATCAGTGGCGGGCCGCCAATATGGCCGTCGAAGAGATTAACGCAGCCGGTGGGATTCTCGGTAAGCAGGTCGAGTTGGTCTGGACGGACTCAAAGTCCAATGCCGACGATTCCAAAGCCCATGCCGTCGATCTCATCGACAACCAGGGCGTCAAGATGATCTTTGGCGGCTCGTCCTCGGGCGTGGCCTGCGCTGTGGGTGACGTCTGCCAGGAAAAGGGTGTGCCTTTCTTCGGTACCCTGACCTATTCGACCGCGACAACCGGCAAAAGGGGTCATCGCCACACCTTCCGTGAATGTTACGACGCCTGGATGGGTGCCAAAGCTATTGGCGATTACCTGAACTCGAAGTTCGCCGGAAAGAAATACATGTACATTACGGCCGATTACACCTGGGGTTGGACCACGGAATCGTCGGTACGTAAGTTCACCAACACCGATGACAAAGATGCGCACAAGGGTGTTCTGACACCCCTTGGCACCAAGGATTTCGCCAAGCAGCTTTCACTGGTCAAGATGATCAAGCCGGACGTACTGGTGCTGGTGCTGTTCGGTCAGGATATGGTTAACGCCATCCGGCAGGCAACCTCGATGGGGCTTAAGAACTCGACCCAGATCGTAGTTCCGAATCTCACACTTGGTATGGCCGAGGGTGGTGGCCCGAAGGTCATGGAAGGCGTTATTGGAGCTCTTCCCTGGTGCTGGCAGGTTCCTTACAAGTATGGATACGACAAAGGCAAGAAGTTTGTCGAGGCTTTTGCGGCCAAGCACAACAGGTATCCGAGTACATCCGGAGCCTCGGCCTATACTATCGTTCATCAGTACAAAGAAGCCTGTGAGCGGGCCGGTAGTTTCGATGCACCCAAAGTTATCACCGCCTTGGAAGGACACGAGTATACTTCGCTGAAGGACAAACAGTGGTGGCGGAAATTCGATCATCAATCTGTTCAAGCGGTTTTCGCAGTAAAATGCAAACCGCAGGTTGACGTCATGAAGGATAAATTCCACCTGGATTACTTCGAGATTCTCAGTCGGGTCGAAGGTGCCGAGGCCGCCATCTCCAAAGCGGAGTGGGAAGCGGTCAGAGCCCAGAACAACCTGCCGAGCAACCTGGAGCCTCTAAAGTCCATGGCCACTCGGTAA
- a CDS encoding methyl-accepting chemotaxis protein — MNILNIRNQILGTGLVSLVVLVGVIAYFYGFAKSEFTGSSQDLVGLINQRFADEMDRGFATDAKTFNDWTKDDVFGIAIEFSTTKELTGEFERWLMNAPGFSLIVLVDQAGVVLEATGSSALSTSASTLAGSALSDYAWAGRQTKKRSTFGTSTVLANLGSDATKTWSFYCPSYSSSGERNGALVAFTDWSKTQAQVRRCTEALADKGYSSARSAIIFPGQSGSLASYESANSESASQDETSMLTTWADNAAGFAVNTGSISGEDVFVGQSPLSGPTLSDDDVSATGPVLLTVVPEEEVMAQLNSQLIKILLLSMLGTVLLIGINYFIARRISRRITLGSEIAETMAAGDVNQTIEIHGNDELGALGASFAKLAAYMKEMSTASERIADGDLTVSVQPKSETDLLGNSFKKMGLNLTIMIRQLTESAGEVVSAATEISASSAQMSQGAKQQTDQIDQVSTAIEEMTATIVESSKNAGEASEGAKSASETADTGGEVVGKTIDGMQRIAGVVRESAESISRLASSVDQIGEIIGVIDDIADQTNLLALNAAIEAARAGEQGRGFAVVADEVRKLAERTGTATGEITGMIKGIQSETDQAVNSMEAGIQEVDKGKELADKAGNSLNEIVSMSQQVMRMINQIADAALEQSTAAEEIAKSVEDVSSIAKETAGGADQSASVAEQLSRQADHLKSMVAKFKVEH; from the coding sequence ATGAATATTCTGAATATTCGCAATCAGATACTTGGAACCGGTTTGGTGAGCCTGGTTGTGCTTGTGGGCGTGATTGCGTACTTCTATGGCTTTGCCAAAAGTGAATTCACCGGAAGTAGCCAGGACCTGGTCGGACTGATAAACCAGCGTTTCGCCGACGAAATGGATCGTGGCTTTGCGACCGATGCCAAAACTTTCAATGACTGGACCAAGGACGACGTCTTTGGTATTGCTATTGAATTCAGCACCACAAAAGAACTGACCGGCGAGTTCGAACGTTGGCTCATGAACGCCCCCGGCTTTTCTCTGATTGTCCTGGTTGACCAAGCCGGCGTGGTACTTGAGGCGACCGGATCAAGCGCTCTTTCCACGTCGGCAAGCACGTTGGCCGGGAGTGCGCTGTCGGACTACGCCTGGGCAGGCAGACAGACCAAAAAACGATCGACATTCGGTACCAGCACGGTTCTGGCCAACCTCGGCTCTGATGCCACTAAGACCTGGTCGTTTTATTGTCCGTCGTACAGTAGCTCGGGAGAGCGCAACGGTGCCCTGGTTGCCTTTACCGATTGGTCCAAGACTCAGGCGCAAGTAAGACGCTGCACCGAGGCTTTGGCCGACAAAGGGTATTCAAGCGCCAGGTCGGCCATCATTTTCCCGGGCCAAAGCGGCTCTCTGGCCTCCTACGAATCGGCCAACTCAGAAAGTGCAAGCCAGGATGAGACCTCTATGCTCACAACCTGGGCGGACAACGCCGCCGGTTTTGCAGTTAACACCGGCAGCATCTCAGGCGAGGATGTCTTTGTCGGTCAGAGCCCGTTGTCGGGACCGACTTTGTCGGATGACGACGTATCGGCGACCGGACCGGTATTGCTGACAGTCGTCCCCGAAGAAGAGGTCATGGCCCAACTGAACAGTCAGCTGATAAAGATCCTCCTGTTAAGTATGTTGGGAACGGTCCTACTGATTGGTATCAACTATTTCATAGCCCGCCGGATCTCGCGTCGAATCACCCTCGGTTCGGAAATCGCCGAAACGATGGCCGCCGGTGATGTAAATCAGACTATTGAGATCCACGGCAACGATGAACTGGGAGCGCTGGGTGCTTCCTTCGCCAAACTGGCCGCCTACATGAAAGAGATGTCGACAGCCTCGGAGAGGATTGCCGACGGCGACTTAACCGTGTCGGTGCAACCGAAGTCCGAAACAGACCTGCTGGGCAATTCATTCAAGAAAATGGGTTTGAATCTGACTATCATGATCCGTCAACTGACCGAAAGCGCCGGCGAGGTGGTTTCGGCTGCCACCGAAATCTCAGCTTCGTCGGCCCAGATGTCCCAGGGGGCCAAACAACAGACCGACCAAATCGACCAGGTATCTACCGCCATTGAAGAGATGACAGCCACCATAGTGGAGTCCTCGAAAAACGCCGGAGAAGCCTCCGAAGGCGCCAAAAGCGCCTCCGAAACAGCCGACACCGGTGGCGAAGTGGTCGGTAAGACAATCGACGGCATGCAGCGCATCGCCGGGGTAGTTCGCGAGTCTGCGGAATCGATCTCCAGGTTGGCCTCGTCGGTTGATCAAATCGGTGAGATCATCGGTGTCATCGACGACATCGCCGACCAGACCAATCTGCTGGCGCTCAATGCAGCCATCGAGGCCGCCCGCGCCGGCGAACAGGGTAGAGGCTTCGCTGTAGTCGCCGATGAAGTGCGCAAGCTGGCCGAGAGAACCGGCACCGCCACCGGTGAAATCACCGGTATGATCAAAGGTATCCAGTCGGAAACCGATCAGGCCGTCAACTCCATGGAAGCCGGCATTCAGGAGGTGGACAAAGGCAAGGAGCTGGCCGACAAAGCCGGCAACAGCCTCAATGAAATCGTGTCCATGTCACAGCAGGTTATGCGAATGATCAATCAAATCGCCGACGCCGCCTTAGAACAGTCCACCGCCGCTGAAGAGATAGCCAAGAGTGTTGAGGATGTGTCGTCCATTGCCAAAGAGACCGCGGGCGGCGCCGACCAATCGGCCAGCGTGGCCGAACAACTCAGCCGTCAGGCCGATCACCTCAAGAGCATGGTAGCAAAATTCAAGGTGGAACATTAA